In one bacterium genomic region, the following are encoded:
- a CDS encoding 4-hydroxy-3-methylbut-2-enyl diphosphate reductase, with translation MEIIKVKDAGFCFGVKRAIDLALEAAKNEKNHVYTLGPLIHNPQVCEELRKQGIIEAKSLDEIKSGVVILRSHGVPPKLYQEISNAGLKIVDAVCPSVKKVQEIVLKLKEEGYKVVVVGEKNHPEVMSIVGTLEGETIVVENPQEAKKLKIRRKIGVIAQTTQTIGNFKKVVEILLDKSRELKINNTICKAVENIQKSSLNVAKQVDLMLVVGGKNSANTTRLFQLCKNKTKFAYHIETPDEIAPKWLKGIEKIGVTGGTSTANWLIDQVIERLKYME, from the coding sequence ATGGAGATAATCAAAGTAAAAGATGCCGGATTTTGTTTTGGGGTAAAAAGGGCAATAGATTTAGCTCTGGAAGCGGCTAAAAACGAAAAAAATCATGTCTATACATTAGGTCCGCTGATTCATAATCCCCAGGTGTGTGAAGAATTAAGGAAACAAGGGATAATTGAGGCTAAATCATTAGATGAGATAAAATCAGGCGTGGTTATCCTTCGTTCTCACGGCGTCCCACCTAAATTATACCAGGAAATATCCAATGCCGGGCTTAAAATAGTGGATGCGGTTTGCCCGAGTGTGAAAAAAGTCCAGGAAATAGTGCTTAAGCTAAAAGAAGAAGGTTATAAGGTAGTTGTTGTTGGAGAAAAAAATCATCCAGAGGTAATGAGTATCGTTGGAACTTTAGAAGGTGAAACGATTGTTGTCGAAAACCCTCAAGAGGCAAAAAAACTTAAAATAAGGCGTAAAATAGGCGTTATTGCCCAAACAACACAAACTATTGGTAATTTTAAAAAGGTAGTTGAAATACTTTTAGATAAGTCCAGGGAATTAAAGATAAATAATACCATTTGTAAGGCAGTAGAAAATATTCAGAAAAGCTCCTTGAATGTGGCAAAACAAGTAGATTTAATGTTAGTTGTTGGCGGTAAAAATAGCGCCAATACAACTCGCCTTTTCCAACTGTGTAAAAATAAGACAAAATTCGCCTATCACATTGAAACACCAGATGAAATAGCCCCGAAATGGTTAAAAGGGATAGAAAAAATTGGTGTTACAGGCGGCACATCTACCGCCAATTGGCTTATTGACCAGGTAATAGAGAGATTAAAGTATATGGAGTAG
- the cmk gene encoding (d)CMP kinase translates to MRKWIIAIDGPAGAGKSTVAKIVAKKLKIKYIDSGAIYRAITWKGLEQKIDLSDKEAVIELTKKIKVELKSKKSVFVDGKEVTREIRKPVIDQNISLVAKNEGVRTQVVKLLQELSETGGVIMEGRDITTVVLPNADVKFYLDANVLTRANRRYKELLEKGETDINFNQIQQDIEYRDMQDKSRTTGPLVKTNDAIYLDTSNLTINQVTSAIIRRIRDIQRFNHQNKLYLMIYLIERILFRILFNFKVTGQENIPLTGGVLIAANHQSYADPPVIGAALPREAYFMAKQELFNYTYLRWLISKLNSFPVNQTTVTAQTFKKTISLLEQGYGVVIFPEGQRSFDGKLQSAKPGIGLILCKAIEKCPQVKLIPAKILGTDKVLPRGSNKINFCNIEVRFGKPIDINQFTHLSSKEKYQAIADTIMEKIDNL, encoded by the coding sequence ATGAGAAAATGGATAATCGCTATCGACGGTCCTGCGGGTGCAGGAAAAAGCACGGTGGCAAAAATAGTCGCTAAAAAACTAAAAATTAAATATATAGATTCTGGGGCTATTTATCGCGCTATTACCTGGAAAGGATTAGAACAAAAGATTGATTTGAGTGATAAAGAGGCTGTAATTGAACTAACAAAGAAGATTAAGGTTGAGTTAAAATCAAAGAAAAGTGTCTTTGTTGATGGCAAAGAGGTAACCAGAGAAATTAGAAAACCTGTAATTGACCAGAATATCTCTCTTGTGGCGAAAAATGAAGGAGTAAGAACCCAGGTAGTGAAATTGCTTCAAGAATTAAGTGAAACAGGTGGCGTAATTATGGAAGGACGAGATATTACTACGGTTGTCTTACCCAATGCGGATGTTAAATTTTATCTCGATGCAAATGTTTTAACCAGAGCAAATAGAAGGTATAAAGAATTATTGGAAAAGGGTGAAACGGATATAAATTTTAATCAAATTCAACAAGACATCGAATATCGAGATATGCAGGATAAATCAAGAACTACTGGTCCATTAGTCAAAACCAATGATGCAATTTACCTTGATACCTCCAATCTAACGATAAATCAGGTTACCTCCGCTATTATCAGAAGGATACGAGATATTCAAAGATTTAATCACCAGAATAAATTATATTTAATGATATATCTAATCGAAAGGATACTTTTTAGAATATTATTTAATTTTAAAGTAACCGGGCAAGAAAATATCCCATTAACTGGTGGGGTATTAATTGCCGCAAATCATCAAAGCTACGCTGACCCACCGGTGATAGGTGCGGCGTTACCAAGAGAGGCATATTTTATGGCAAAACAAGAACTATTTAATTATACCTACCTTCGCTGGCTTATCAGTAAGTTAAATTCCTTCCCGGTTAACCAGACAACAGTCACTGCACAAACATTTAAAAAAACCATAAGTTTATTGGAACAAGGATATGGAGTTGTGATATTCCCTGAGGGACAACGAAGTTTTGATGGTAAATTACAATCAGCAAAACCAGGGATAGGGCTGATTCTATGTAAGGCGATTGAGAAATGTCCCCAGGTTAAACTTATTCCTGCAAAAATATTGGGCACGGATAAGGTCTTACCGCGAGGGTCAAACAAGATTAACTTTTGCAATATTGAGGTAAGATTTGGAAAACCAATTGATATAAATCAATTTACTCATCTTTCTTCTAAAGAAAAATATCAGGCAATTGCGGATACGATTATGGAAAAGATAGATAACCTCTAA
- the rpmA gene encoding 50S ribosomal protein L27, which yields MAHKKGMGSCKNGRDSAGRRLGVKRSTGEFVNGGTIIVRQRGTKFLPGRNVGRGGDDTLFAKTTGQVKFHSQNGKKLVSIIPS from the coding sequence ATGGCACATAAAAAAGGAATGGGGAGTTGTAAAAATGGCCGTGATAGTGCGGGAAGAAGATTAGGTGTAAAACGCTCTACCGGTGAATTTGTTAATGGCGGAACAATTATTGTCAGACAACGCGGCACAAAATTCCTTCCAGGACGAAATGTAGGTCGCGGTGGAGATGATACTTTATTTGCTAAAACAACCGGGCAGGTAAAATTCCATTCGCAAAATGGTAAAAAATTAGTCAGTATTATTCCCTCGTAG
- a CDS encoding ribosomal-processing cysteine protease Prp gives MVIVTVTRNPEGKIVGFSGTGHADFAKAGEDIVCAAVSALLQSTIKGLQEYVGINLEISKEKGSLEVRIKKIEQKFLQLPTDAILETLVLGLKAIEKEYRKYMKLIERRK, from the coding sequence ATGGTAATAGTAACTGTTACTCGCAATCCAGAGGGAAAAATTGTAGGATTTAGTGGAACAGGACATGCAGATTTTGCTAAAGCAGGTGAAGATATAGTATGTGCGGCAGTATCTGCCCTCCTGCAAAGCACAATTAAAGGACTACAAGAATATGTAGGCATAAATTTAGAAATAAGTAAAGAAAAGGGCTCCCTTGAAGTCAGGATAAAAAAAATAGAGCAAAAGTTTCTTCAATTGCCAACAGATGCTATCTTAGAAACTCTTGTATTAGGATTAAAAGCAATTGAAAAAGAGTATAGAAAGTATATGAAATTGATAGAAAGGAGAAAATAA
- a CDS encoding phage holin, LLH family, with the protein MNETLMIQLLITLLIIGTILNFLLPLSVAYLASVVKRRFGKDYTDKYTEAAEIGVMGSEQYFSTSTSEVTHKDKKDLAVDIAKKILAKDGIIIKSREDEDLLSDVVESVVFMLNGNKETKEQGNES; encoded by the coding sequence ATGAATGAAACCTTAATGATACAATTATTGATAACTCTATTAATAATTGGGACTATCCTTAATTTCTTATTACCTTTATCCGTGGCTTATTTAGCCAGTGTAGTAAAAAGAAGATTTGGGAAAGACTATACGGATAAATATACCGAAGCCGCAGAAATAGGTGTGATGGGTTCTGAACAGTATTTTTCTACTTCAACCAGTGAGGTTACCCATAAAGATAAAAAAGATTTAGCGGTGGATATAGCTAAAAAGATATTAGCCAAAGATGGTATTATAATTAAATCACGAGAAGATGAGGATTTACTCTCAGATGTTGTTGAATCCGTTGTTTTTATGCTAAATGGTAATAAGGAAACAAAAGAACAAGGAAATGAGTCCTAA
- a CDS encoding DJ-1/PfpI family protein: protein MSKKVVMIIAGINFRDEEYKVPRAILEKAGVEIKVASSVTKPCRGVLGMTVTPDMLISEINVGDYEAIIFVGGGGSSEYWNNETALSIARECIKLDKLLCAICIAPVTLANAGVLNGKKATVFSSEIARLKNKGVNYTGRDVEIDGKIITANGPAAAGKFGEAIAKALE from the coding sequence ATGTCAAAAAAAGTGGTAATGATAATTGCAGGGATAAATTTCCGTGATGAGGAATACAAGGTGCCAAGAGCGATTTTAGAAAAGGCAGGAGTAGAAATCAAGGTCGCTTCTTCAGTAACGAAGCCTTGCCGTGGAGTGTTAGGAATGACAGTCACGCCGGATATGCTTATTAGCGAAATTAATGTTGGAGATTACGAGGCGATAATATTTGTTGGAGGAGGTGGGTCATCTGAATACTGGAATAATGAAACCGCCTTATCTATCGCCAGAGAGTGTATTAAGTTAGATAAGCTTTTATGTGCCATTTGTATTGCTCCGGTTACATTAGCTAATGCAGGAGTCCTGAACGGCAAAAAGGCAACCGTTTTTTCTTCAGAAATAGCCAGATTAAAAAATAAAGGCGTCAATTACACCGGTAGAGATGTCGAAATTGATGGCAAAATTATCACGGCAAACGGTCCTGCCGCCGCAGGTAAATTTGGTGAAGCAATCGCTAAGGCTTTAGAGTAA
- the era gene encoding GTPase Era, translated as MKEKNVFHCGYVSIVGKPNVGKSTLLNLFLGEKLSAVTPKPQTTRHKILGILNDKNYQIIFLDTPGLILEPKYKLHELMNKTLHLALQDADLVILMIEPQEQPELEFLDYKKDTILVINKIDLVSKESLLPLIDSVQKVYDFKEIMPISAIKKDGTGELLECIMKYLPKNPPYYPTDILTDQPEKFFVSEIIREKIFEEYGQEIPYSTTVVIEEFKEREGKKDYIRAVIYVERASQKIILIGKKGEKLKKVGERARKEIEVFLNRGVFLQLWIKPKKKWKDNLGMLKELGY; from the coding sequence ATGAAAGAAAAAAATGTATTCCATTGTGGCTATGTATCTATTGTTGGAAAACCTAATGTTGGAAAATCAACCTTGCTTAACCTATTTTTAGGCGAAAAGTTGTCTGCGGTTACCCCAAAACCTCAAACCACAAGACATAAAATACTGGGTATTCTCAATGATAAAAACTACCAGATTATATTTTTGGATACACCTGGGTTGATATTAGAACCTAAGTATAAACTCCACGAATTAATGAACAAAACCCTACATTTAGCCTTACAAGATGCTGATTTAGTTATACTTATGATAGAACCCCAGGAGCAACCTGAACTTGAATTCCTTGATTATAAAAAAGACACAATTCTGGTTATCAATAAAATTGATTTAGTTTCAAAAGAGTCGCTTTTGCCACTAATTGACTCTGTGCAAAAAGTTTATGATTTTAAAGAGATAATGCCTATTTCTGCGATTAAAAAAGACGGAACTGGAGAGTTACTTGAGTGTATTATGAAATATCTACCTAAAAACCCACCTTATTACCCAACAGACATTTTAACCGACCAACCTGAGAAATTTTTTGTGAGTGAGATAATTCGGGAAAAGATATTTGAGGAATATGGACAGGAAATTCCTTATTCAACAACGGTTGTTATTGAGGAGTTTAAAGAAAGAGAAGGAAAAAAAGATTACATCCGGGCTGTAATTTATGTAGAAAGAGCATCACAGAAGATAATTTTAATTGGCAAAAAGGGTGAGAAGTTAAAAAAGGTAGGGGAGCGAGCTCGAAAAGAAATAGAGGTATTTCTTAACCGGGGGGTATTTCTTCAACTCTGGATTAAACCAAAAAAGAAATGGAAGGATAATCTGGGGATGCTAAAGGAACTTGGATATTGA
- the rplU gene encoding 50S ribosomal protein L21: MYAIVETGGKQYKVKEGTTITVEKIESPIGEEVTLERVLMISNGDDVIVGNPVVDCARVITQVVAQTRGEKITIMKFRRRKHYRRKMGHRQDYTQLLIKTIER; this comes from the coding sequence ATGTACGCTATTGTTGAAACAGGTGGAAAACAATATAAGGTAAAGGAAGGAACTACTATTACTGTAGAAAAGATTGAGAGCCCAATAGGTGAAGAAGTAACATTAGAAAGGGTCTTAATGATTTCTAATGGTGATGATGTGATAGTGGGGAATCCTGTAGTAGATTGTGCCAGGGTTATTACACAGGTAGTAGCTCAGACAAGAGGCGAAAAAATTACAATTATGAAGTTTAGACGACGAAAACATTATAGACGGAAAATGGGGCATCGGCAAGATTATACACAATTACTGATTAAAACTATTGAAAGATAA
- the obgE gene encoding GTPase ObgE, with the protein MSFYFLLSTFYLLYIMFVDHAQITVQAGNGGNGCISFRREKYIPFGGPDGGDGGRGGNVVLSANEGLVTLLDIQKKRFFKAPKGAHGKGSNCTGKDGEDCIILVPIGTQIFDAKTNALLGDLISHQQKVIVAYGGRGGKGNTHFATSINQAPRIAQEGKEGEKRILNLELKLIAQVGLIGYPNVGKSTLLSKISKATPKIADYPFTTLTPNLGMTKLSEFVSIIVADIPGLIKDAHKGVGLGHRFLRHIERTNLLVHILDISQNPISQYNILNEELKLYKIKDLIQKKQIVVINKMDISGSAEKFKEIKPYFTSSGIQPIPISALTGQGIDELLIAIQKNENNLIQSQTNCG; encoded by the coding sequence TTGTCTTTCTACTTTCTACTTTCTACTTTCTACTTACTCTATATTATGTTTGTTGACCACGCACAAATAACCGTTCAAGCAGGTAATGGCGGGAATGGTTGTATAAGTTTTCGACGAGAAAAATATATCCCTTTCGGCGGTCCTGATGGTGGTGATGGCGGAAGGGGAGGAAATGTTGTTTTATCTGCAAATGAAGGATTAGTTACCTTGCTTGATATTCAAAAAAAACGATTCTTCAAAGCCCCAAAAGGAGCTCATGGCAAAGGTAGTAATTGCACCGGGAAAGATGGTGAGGATTGTATCATCCTTGTTCCTATCGGTACACAAATCTTTGATGCTAAGACTAATGCTCTCTTAGGTGACCTGATTTCTCATCAGCAAAAGGTAATTGTGGCTTATGGTGGTAGAGGTGGAAAGGGAAATACTCATTTTGCCACCTCGATAAATCAAGCCCCAAGAATTGCTCAGGAAGGTAAAGAAGGCGAAAAAAGAATATTAAATTTAGAGTTAAAATTAATCGCCCAGGTAGGATTAATAGGCTACCCAAATGTCGGTAAATCCACTCTTCTTTCTAAAATCTCTAAGGCTACACCCAAAATCGCCGATTATCCATTTACTACCTTGACCCCTAATTTAGGAATGACTAAATTAAGTGAGTTTGTCTCCATAATTGTTGCTGATATTCCTGGTTTAATCAAGGATGCCCATAAAGGGGTTGGACTGGGCCACAGATTCTTACGACATATTGAACGAACTAACCTTTTAGTTCATATCTTAGATATTTCCCAGAACCCAATCTCTCAATATAATATTTTAAATGAAGAATTAAAACTATATAAAATCAAAGATTTAATTCAAAAAAAACAGATTGTTGTTATAAATAAAATGGATATTAGTGGCTCTGCAGAAAAGTTTAAAGAAATTAAACCATATTTTACTTCATCAGGGATTCAACCTATACCTATTTCTGCCTTAACTGGACAGGGA